One genomic window of Mustela lutreola isolate mMusLut2 chromosome 14, mMusLut2.pri, whole genome shotgun sequence includes the following:
- the RASSF5 gene encoding ras association domain-containing protein 5 isoform X2, with protein sequence MTVDSSMSSGYCSLEEELEDCFFTAKTTFFRNVQSKHPSKNVCKPAEEATQRPPTLQEIKQKIDSYNTREKNCLGMKLSEDGTYTGFIKVHLKLRRPVTVPAGIRPQSIYDAIKEVDLAATTDKRTSFYLPLDAIKQLHISSTTTVSEVIQGLLKKFMVVDNPQKFALFKRIHKDGQVLFQKLSVADCPLYLRLLAGPDNDVLSFVLKENETGEVEWDAFSIPELQNFLTILEKEEQDKIQQVQKKYDKFRQKLEEALRECQGKPG encoded by the exons ATGACGGTGGACAGCAGCATGAGTAGTGGGTACTGCAGCCTGGAGGAGGAACTGGAGGATTGCTTCTTCACTGCCAAGACCACCTTCTTCAGAAATGTGCAGAGCAAACATCCTTCCAAG AATGTCTGTAAACCCGCCGAGGAGGCCACGCAGCGGCCGCCCACACTGCAGGAGATCAAGCAGAAGATTGACAGCTACAACACCCGGGAGAAGAACTGCCTGGGCATGAAGCTG AGTGAAGATGGCACCTACACGGGTTTCATCAAAGTGCATTTGAAACTCCGGCGGCCGGTGACGGTGCCTGCTGGCATCCGGCCCCAGTCTATCTATGACGCCATCAAGGAAGTGGACCTGGCGGCCACCACCGACAAGCGGACGTCCTTCTACCTGCCGCTCGATGCCATCAAGCAGCTACACATCAGCAGCACCACCACGGTCAGCGAGGTCATCCAGGGGCTGCTCAAGAAGTTCATGGTTGTGGACAATCCCCAGAAGTTTGCACTTTTTAAGCGGATACACAAGGACGGGCAAG TGCTCTTCCAGAAACTCTCTGTTGCCGATTGCCCTCTCTACCTGCGCTTGCTCGCCGGGCCTGACAATGACGTCCTCAGCTTCGTGCTcaaggagaatgaaactggagaggTGGAG TGGGACGCCTTCTCCATCCCCGAGCTCCAGAACTTCCTAACGATACTGGAAAAGGAGGAGCAGGACAAAATCCAACAAGTTCAGAAGAAGTATGACAAGTTTAGGCAGAAACTGGAGGAGGCCTTAAGAGAATGCCAAGGCAAACCTGGCTAA